In a single window of the Nicotiana tomentosiformis chromosome 10, ASM39032v3, whole genome shotgun sequence genome:
- the LOC138900416 gene encoding uncharacterized protein, producing MKLAEMRMLRWMCGHTRLDRIRNEVIRDKVNVSPIEDKMREARLRWFGNVRRSSTNAPVRRCERLTLEGLQRGIGRLKKRWGEMIRQDMAQLQLIEDMTLDRKFASADRFVASAASLLGAKMCICEVQMSTAQ from the exons atgaagctagcagagatgaggatgttgagatggatgtgcgggcacaccaggttagataggatcagaaatgaggttattcgcgacaaggtgaaTGTGAGCCCGAtcgaggacaagatgcgggaagcgcgacttaggtggtttggtaaTGTGAGGAGGAGTAGCACAaacgccccggtgaggaggtgtgagaggttgacattggagggcctacagagAGGTATAGGTAGGCTAAAGAAAAGGTGGGGAGAGatgattaggcaagatatggcgcaacttcagctgatcgaggacatgacccttgataggaag TTTGCTTCGGCGGACAGATTTGTCGCATCTGCAGCTTCGCTTTTGGGAGCCAAAATGTGCATCTGCGAAGTCCAAATGTCCACTGCCCAGTAG